The Candidatus Nomurabacteria bacterium genome segment AGTACGATTACCGGTCGCTTATGAATATAACAATTATACCATATTTCGTCACAATATCTTATTTGTTCACATATAGTATTCGTTTTATAGTAATGATATCGACATACTATATATTATCATCCAAGTAGTAGTATTTTTACTTATAGCAGCGGTTTGTTCGGGGCTAAACGTCGCATTAATGTCGTTAAACGTAACCGATCTTCGCAGGCTCAGTGCATTGGGTAATAAACAAGCCAAAGTTGTTTTACCGCTGCGGCAAAATAGGCACCTTAGCTTAGCAGGTATTTTATTTACCAATTAGGTATTGTTACTATAGAAGATTTACTAGAAGAAATAATCGGCCACGAAATAGAAGATGAATCCGACTACAAAAGAAACCTCGCTACGTAGAATTCAACCTAGTATCTTATTGGTATATACTAGATGTAAATGCTGCGAAAATTTTACAAGAATAAATTCGTCTTTATACCAAGCGTAGTGCTTGGTGTACTTATTTTGGCATATGTGAGTTTTGGCTTATGGCAATACACCACCACGAGTAGCCAATTTGCAGCTAGTACAACCTTATATGGTATAAACATTGGTAACCAATCAGTCAATGATGCCAAAGCAACCGTAAATACACAGCTTGCCAATAGTAAAGTTATCATTACTGCTAATGATGTAACAATAGAAGACACGGCAGCAAATTTAGGAGTATACATTAGTGATAGCCAACTTTCTCAAGCACTTTCTGCACAACGATTAAATCGGTTGGTTAATCCACTTTTTTACAATAAATACACAGCACCACTCGTAAGCATAGATGAATTACAGTTCCAAAAAAGTACCTTACCAGCTATACCACAAGACAAACAACCACCAAAAAACGCGAGTTTCGTTGTAGCAGAAGATCAA includes the following:
- a CDS encoding DUF21 domain-containing protein; translation: MDILYIIIQVVVFLLIAAVCSGLNVALMSLNVTDLRRLSALGNKQAKVVLPLRQNRHLSLAGILFTN